A section of the Mangifera indica cultivar Alphonso unplaced genomic scaffold, CATAS_Mindica_2.1 Un_0013, whole genome shotgun sequence genome encodes:
- the LOC123205696 gene encoding pentatricopeptide repeat-containing protein At1g06710, mitochondrial-like isoform X1 — MNRRSLKTLLNHSISSLMYPSKSSFFISHSFNFSRQNLLSVFARFISDSSPYHLPGLIDPDDAVLAEASRVESVSAEEFGFLRDSLMNSDAKSVPIYDAGKCSNDAVLIANTILGDKDGFNDRTLKSLRQFRGKLSESVVVDVLNLLKNPELVVKFFIWAGRQIGYSHSMPVYNALLELIECDKSERVPEEFLREIRNDDREVLGKLLNVLIRKCCRNGLWNVALEELGRLKDFGYKCTRATYNALIQVFLRAERLDTANLVYREMSDAGFSMDAFTLGCFTHSLCKAGRLREAMTLIEKEEFVPDTVLYTKMISGLCEASLFEEAMDILNRMRASSCIPNVVTFRILLCGCLRKKKLGRCKRILSMMISEGCYPSPRIFNSLVHAFCRSGDYSYAYKLLKKMAQCGCQPGYVVYNILIGGICSNEVLPGPDVLDLAEKAYSEMLDAGVVLNKINVTNFSRCLCGAGKFEKAYSVIREMMSKGFIPDTSTYSKVISYLCDASEIEKAFSLFQEMKRNNLVPDVYTYTILIDNFCKAGLIEQARNWFDEMVKEGCAPNVVTYTALIHAYLKARKLSCANELFEAMLSDGCIPNIVTFTALIDGHCKAGQIDKACQIYARIRGDVEIPDVDMYFKVVDSNIKEPNVFTYGALIDGLCKAYKVKEAHNVLDAMFADGCEPNHIVYDALIDGFCKVGKLEEAQVVFSKMLEHGYSPNVYTYSSLIDRMFKDKRLDLALKVLSKMLENSCPPNVVIYTEMIDGLCKVGKTDEAYKLMLMMEEKGCYPNVVTYTAMIDGFGKLGKIDKCRQLFSEMSSKGCAPNFVTYRVLINHFCSSGLLDEAHQLLEEMKQTYWPRQLASYRKVVEGLSREFIVSLGLLEEMEKNDSVPITPVYRILIDNFVKVGRLEVALELHEEMALYSSISAVNKSTYVSLIESLSLAGKIDKAFQLYVDMIRKGAVPELSTFVHLIKGLIRVNRWEDALQLSDGICQTNINWLQEDGSSST, encoded by the exons ATGAACAGACGAAGCCTAAAGACTCTTCTTAATCACTCAATTTCATCTCTCATGTACCCGTCAAAATCctcttttttcatttctcattcattcaatttttcccGCCAAAATCTGCTGTCTGTTTTCGCCCGGTTCATCTCCGACTCTTCTCCCTACCATCTTCCCGGATTGATCGACCCAGACGACGCCGTTTTGGCCGAGGCTTCACGGGTGGAGTCCGTTTCCGCGGAAGAATTTGGATTTCTGCGGGACTCTTTGATGAATTCAGATGCTAAGTCAGTGCCAATATATGATGCTGGTAAGTGCTCCAACGATGCCGTTTTAATTGCTAATACGATATTGGGTGATAAAGATGGGTTTAATGATAGAACTCTGAAGTCTCTTAGGCAATTTAGAGGAAAATTAAGTGAATCAGTAGTGGTTGATGTGTTGAATTTGCTTAAAAACCCTGAATTGGttgttaagttttttatttgggCGGGTAGACAGATTGGGTATTCACATTCGATGCCTGTGTATAATGCATTGTTGGAGCTAATAGAATGTGATAAAAGTGAGAGAGTTCCAGAAGAATTTTTGCGTGAAATAAGAAATGATGATAGGGAAGTGCTTGGGAAGTTGCTTAATGTGTTGATTCGTAAATGTTGTCGAAATGGGTTGTGGAATGTGGCTTTAGAGGAGTTAGGGAGGTTGAAAGACTTTGGGTATAAGTGTACACGAGCAACTTATAATGCATTAATTCAAGTGTTTTTAAGAGCAGAGAGATTAGATACAGCTAATCTGGTTTATAGAGAGATGTCGGATGCAGGGTTTAGTATGGATGCTTTTACTTTAGGTTGTTTTACGCATTCCCTTTGCAAAGCAGGGAGGTTGAGGGAAGCAATGACATTGATTGAGAAGGAAGAATTTGTGCCGGATACAGTCCTTTATACGAAAATGATATCTGGGTTGTGCGAAGCTTCACTTTTTGAAGAAGCTATGGATATTCTGAACAGAATGCGAGCTAGTTCTTGCATTCCTAATGTTGTAACATTTAGGATTCTCCTTTGTGGGtgtttgaggaaaaaaaaacttggcAGATGTAAAAGGATTCTCAGTATGATGATTTCAGAAGGTTGTTATCCAAGTCCTAGGATATTTAATTCTCTTGTTCATGCTTTTTGTAGGTCAGGGGATTACTCTTATGCCTATAAGTTACTTAAGAAGATGGCCCAATGTGGGTGCCAGCCAGGTTATGTGgtttataatatattgattGGAGGCATATGTTCCAATGAGGTGTTGCCTGGTCCTGATGTGTTGGATCTGGCTGAGAAAGCTTATAGTGAAATGCTTGATGCAGGGGTTGTCCTAAATAAAATCAATGTAACTAATTTCTCGCGGTGTCTTTGTGGTGCTGGAAAATTTGAGAAAGCTTATAGTGTTATTCGTGAAATGATGAGTAAGGGATTTATACCTGATACTAGTACATATTCTAAAGTAATTAGCTATCTATGTGATGCTTCTGAAATAGAAAAGGCTTTTTCATTGTttcaagaaatgaaaagaaataatttagTTCCTGATGTCTATACATATACAATATTAATTGACAATTTTTGTAAAGCTGGCCTTATTGAACAGGCTCGAAATTGGTTTGATGAAATGGTAAAAGAGGGTTGTGCTCCAAATGTGGTTACTTATACTGCTCTTATACATGCATACTTAAAGGCAAGAAAGTTGTCCTGTGCCAATGAACTCTTTGAAGCTATGCTATCTGATGGTTGCATTCCTAATATTGTCACGTTTACAGCTTTGATTGATGGTCATTGTAAAGCTGGGCAGATTGATAAGGCTTGCCAGATTTATGCTAGAATAAGGGGTGATGTGGAAATTCCAGATGTAGATATGTATTTCAAGGTTGTTGACAGCAACATCAAAGAACCAAATGTTTTCACATATGGAGCTTTGATAGATGGTCTGTGCAAAGCTTACAAAGTCAAAGAGGCCCATAACGTATTGGATGCAATGTTCGCGGATGGTTGTGAGCCAAACCATATTGTGTATGATGCTCTAATTGATGGGTTTTGCAAGGTTGGGAAGCTTGAGGAAGCACAAGTGGTATTTTCCAAGATGTTGGAGCATGGATACAGTCCAAATGTATATACTTACAGCTCTTTGATTGACAGAATGTTTAAGGATAAGAGATTGGATCTTGCTTTAAAAGTCTTGTCCAAAATGCTTGAAAATTCCTGTCCTCCTAATGTTGTTATATACACAGAGATGATTGATGGTCTCTGCAAAGTTGGAAAGACAGATGAAGCCTATAAGCTTATGTTGATGATGGAAGAAAAGGGTTGCTATCCAAATGTTGTGACTTATACGGCCATGATAGATGGCTTTGGGAAACTGGGTAAAATTGACAAATGCCGTCAGCTGTTTAGTGAAATGAGTTCAAAAGGTTGTGCACCAAATTTTGTCACGTATCGAGTTTTAATAAACCATTTTTGTTCTTCTGGTCTTCTAGATGAGGCTCACCAACTTTTGGAAGAGATGAAGCAGACATACTGGCCTAGGCAATTAGCAAGCTATCGTAAGGTTGTTGAAGGCTTAAGCAGAGAGTTCATAGTCTCACTGGGGCTTTTAGAGGAGATGGAGAAAAATGATTCAGTACCAATCACTCCAGTTTATAGAATTCTGATTGATAACTTTGTAAAAGTTGGAAGACTGGAAGTGGCTTTAGAGCTGCATGAGGAGATGGCATTGTATTCATCAATTTCAGCTGTGAACAAAAGTACATATGTTTCATTAATTGAGAGTCTCTCCCTTGCAGGTAAGATTGATAAAGCTTTTCAGTTGTATGTAGACATGATAAGAAAGGGAGCTGTTCCAGAGCTGAGCACATTTGTTCATCTGATTAAAGGGCTAATCAGAGTTAACAGGTGGGAAGATGCCCTGCAACTGTCCGATGGCATATGCCAAACG AATATTAATTGGCTTCAAGAAGATGGATCTAGCTCAACCTAG
- the LOC123205692 gene encoding DEAD-box ATP-dependent RNA helicase 28-like, protein MGSSFVFEPPSDEEIEDLESEEEEQEEGEGDEEEEKVPNRQKQSPWDFALYSESAAEEHTRRSTTSIDFKISKSLQQRSVPIAKAVDEDKSDSEPDKQEDYKPEDEDDETTNAADGKSFFAPSEGTSFHANSFMELNLSRPLLRACEVLGYSKPTPIQAAGIPIALTGRDICGSAITGSGKTAAFALPTLERLLFRPKRIPAIRVLILTPTRELAAQVHSMIEKLAQFTDIRCCLVVGGLSTKVQETALRSMPDIVVATPGRMIDHLRNSMSVDLDDLAVLILDEADRLLELGFSAEIHELVRLCPKRRQTMLFSATMTEEVDELIKLSLTKPMRLSADPSAKRPATLTEEVVRIRRMREVNQEAVLLSLCSKTFTSKVIIFSGTKQAAHRLKILFGLAGFKAAELHGNLTQAQRLDALELFRKQQVDFLIATDVAARGLDIIGVQTVINYACPRDLTSYVHRVGRTARAGREGYAVTLVTDNDRSLLKAIAKRVGSKLKSRIVAEQSITKWSQIIEQMEDQVAAILQEEREEMALRKAEMEATKAENMIAHKEEIFSRPKKTWFLTEKEKKLAAKEAKASIENGKGSRKEVISAQQAEDLKMKEKRKREREKNLPRKKRRKLEAAREMLEDDYQDEKGKGKDKKDEAGISLVDLAYRRAKAVKAKKKALDAGKISKVATKKTKRNSQKSQPRAEEMRELFQSDISEKKQKRSNGKKTKKSFKSKSRYKRR, encoded by the exons ATGGGTTCAAGTTTTGTGTTTGAACCACCGAGtgatgaagaaattgaagacTTGGAATCTgaagaggaagaacaagagGAAGGAGAAGGAGACGAGGAAGAGGAGAAAGTTCCGAATAGGCAGAAGCAATCTCCCTGGGACTTTGCTTTATACTCTGAGTCTGCAGCTGAAGAGCATACTCGTCGAAGCACAACTTCCATTGATTTCAAAATCTCCAAATCCCTTCAGCAGCGCTCAGTCCCCATTGCCAAAGCTGTTGATGAGGATAAGTCTGATTCTGAACCGGATAAACAA GAGGATTATAAACcggaagatgaagatgatgagacTACTAATGCTGCTGATGGTAAATCTTTTTTTGCACCATCCGAAGGAACGTCATTTCATGCCAATTCATTCATGGAGCTCAATTTATCTCGCCCTTTGCTTCGCGCATGTGAGGTGTTGGGCTACTCAAAACCCACGCCAATTCAG GCGGCAGGTATACCTATAGCACTGACTGGGCGTGATATTTGTGGGAGTGCAATTACAGGTTCCGGGAAG ACAGCAGCCTTTGCCTTACCTACATTGGAGAGGTTGTTATTTCGTCCAAAACGTATTCCTGCTATACGGGTCCTAATTCTTACTCCAACAAGAGAGTTGGCAGCACA GGTTCACAGTATGATAGAGAAACTTGCTCAATTTACTGATATCAGATGCTGCTTAGTTGTTGGTGGGCTTTCAACAAAG gtGCAAGAGACAGCATTGAGATCAATGCCAGATATTGTTGTGGCAACTCCTGGACGTATGATAGATCACTTAAGGAATTCAATGTCTGTGGATTTGGATGATCTTGCAGTCTTAATCCTCGATGAGGCAGATCGTCTTCTGGAGCTAGGATTCAGTGCTGAAATTCATGAGCTG GTTCGCTTATGCCCCAAAAGGAGACAGACTATGCTGTTTTCAGCTACAATGACTGAAGAAGTGGATGAGCTTATAAAGCTTTCTCTGACTAAACCCATGCGCCTGTCGGCAGACCCATCTGCAAAACGGCCTGCTACTTTGACAGAAGA GGTGGTTAGAATACGCAGAATGCGTGAAGTGAATCAGGAAGCTGTTCTTCTTTCATTGTGCTCAAAGACATTCACATCCAAAGTGATCATCTTCAG TGGAACTAAGCAGGCTGCACATAGgttaaagattttatttggATTGGCTGGCTTCAAAGCAGCTGAGCTTCATGGAAATCTTACTCAGGCACAGCGACTTGAT GCTTTGGAACTTTTTAGGAAGCAGCAAGTTGATTTTTTGATTGCAACTGATGTGGCAGCTCGT GGGCTCGACATAATTGGTGTCCAAACGGTTATTAACTACGCATGTCCCCGAGACCTTACCAG CTATGTCCATCGAGTGGGTCGTACAGCAAGAGCTGGCAGAGAAGGATATGCTGTTACGCTTGTGACAGACAATGATCGATCCCTTTTAAAAGCCATT GCTAAGAGAGTTGGTTCAAAGTTAAAGAGCCGAATTGTTGCAGAGCAATCAATTACCAAGTGGTCTCAAATAATTGAGCAGATGGAAGATCAAGTAGCTGCCATCCTTCAAGAAGAGAG GGAAGAGATGGCCCTGAGAAAAGCTGAAATGGAAGCAACAAAG GCAGAAAATATGATTGCTCACAAAGAAGAAATCTTTTCACGCCCTAAAAAAACTTGGTTTCTgacagaaaaggaaaaaaaacttgCAGCAAAGGAAGCTAAG GCATCTATTGAAAATGGAAAAGGTTCTAGAAAGGAGGTAATCAGTGCCCAACAGGCTGAAGATcttaaaatgaaagagaagaggaaACGAGAGCGTGAG aaaaatttgcCTCGAAAGAAGCGTCGTAAACTGGAAGCAGCTAGAGAAATGTTGGAGGATGATTATCAAGATGAAAAA GGCAAGGGAAAAGATAAGAAAGATGAGGCTGGAATCTCTTTAGTTGATCTGGCTTACAGACGAGCAAAAGCTGTGAAAGCTAAGAAGAAGGCATTAGATGCTGGCAAGATTTCAAAGGTTGCCACTAAGAAAACAAAACGTAATTCCCAAAAAAGTCAACCCAGAGCAGAAGAGATGAGGGAACTGTTCCAGAGTGACATAAGTGAAAAGAAGCAGAAGAGAAGCAATGGAAAAAAGACCAAGAAATCTTTTAAGAGCAAGTCACG TTACAAGCGAAGGTAG
- the LOC123205696 gene encoding pentatricopeptide repeat-containing protein At1g06710, mitochondrial-like isoform X2, whose protein sequence is MNRRSLKTLLNHSISSLMYPSKSSFFISHSFNFSRQNLLSVFARFISDSSPYHLPGLIDPDDAVLAEASRVESVSAEEFGFLRDSLMNSDAKSVPIYDAGKCSNDAVLIANTILGDKDGFNDRTLKSLRQFRGKLSESVVVDVLNLLKNPELVVKFFIWAGRQIGYSHSMPVYNALLELIECDKSERVPEEFLREIRNDDREVLGKLLNVLIRKCCRNGLWNVALEELGRLKDFGYKCTRATYNALIQVFLRAERLDTANLVYREMSDAGFSMDAFTLGCFTHSLCKAGRLREAMTLIEKEEFVPDTVLYTKMISGLCEASLFEEAMDILNRMRASSCIPNVVTFRILLCGCLRKKKLGRCKRILSMMISEGCYPSPRIFNSLVHAFCRSGDYSYAYKLLKKMAQCGCQPGYVVYNILIGGICSNEVLPGPDVLDLAEKAYSEMLDAGVVLNKINVTNFSRCLCGAGKFEKAYSVIREMMSKGFIPDTSTYSKVISYLCDASEIEKAFSLFQEMKRNNLVPDVYTYTILIDNFCKAGLIEQARNWFDEMVKEGCAPNVVTYTALIHAYLKARKLSCANELFEAMLSDGCIPNIVTFTALIDGHCKAGQIDKACQIYARIRGDVEIPDVDMYFKVVDSNIKEPNVFTYGALIDGLCKAYKVKEAHNVLDAMFADGCEPNHIVYDALIDGFCKVGKLEEAQVVFSKMLEHGYSPNVYTYSSLIDRMFKDKRLDLALKVLSKMLENSCPPNVVIYTEMIDGLCKVGKTDEAYKLMLMMEEKGCYPNVVTYTAMIDGFGKLGKIDKCRQLFSEMSSKGCAPNFVTYRVLINHFCSSGLLDEAHQLLEEMKQTYWPRQLASYRKVVEGLSREFIVSLGLLEEMEKNDSVPITPVYRILIDNFVKVGRLEVALELHEEMALYSSISAVNKSTYVSLIESLSLAGLIRVNRWEDALQLSDGICQTNINWLQEDGSSST, encoded by the exons ATGAACAGACGAAGCCTAAAGACTCTTCTTAATCACTCAATTTCATCTCTCATGTACCCGTCAAAATCctcttttttcatttctcattcattcaatttttcccGCCAAAATCTGCTGTCTGTTTTCGCCCGGTTCATCTCCGACTCTTCTCCCTACCATCTTCCCGGATTGATCGACCCAGACGACGCCGTTTTGGCCGAGGCTTCACGGGTGGAGTCCGTTTCCGCGGAAGAATTTGGATTTCTGCGGGACTCTTTGATGAATTCAGATGCTAAGTCAGTGCCAATATATGATGCTGGTAAGTGCTCCAACGATGCCGTTTTAATTGCTAATACGATATTGGGTGATAAAGATGGGTTTAATGATAGAACTCTGAAGTCTCTTAGGCAATTTAGAGGAAAATTAAGTGAATCAGTAGTGGTTGATGTGTTGAATTTGCTTAAAAACCCTGAATTGGttgttaagttttttatttgggCGGGTAGACAGATTGGGTATTCACATTCGATGCCTGTGTATAATGCATTGTTGGAGCTAATAGAATGTGATAAAAGTGAGAGAGTTCCAGAAGAATTTTTGCGTGAAATAAGAAATGATGATAGGGAAGTGCTTGGGAAGTTGCTTAATGTGTTGATTCGTAAATGTTGTCGAAATGGGTTGTGGAATGTGGCTTTAGAGGAGTTAGGGAGGTTGAAAGACTTTGGGTATAAGTGTACACGAGCAACTTATAATGCATTAATTCAAGTGTTTTTAAGAGCAGAGAGATTAGATACAGCTAATCTGGTTTATAGAGAGATGTCGGATGCAGGGTTTAGTATGGATGCTTTTACTTTAGGTTGTTTTACGCATTCCCTTTGCAAAGCAGGGAGGTTGAGGGAAGCAATGACATTGATTGAGAAGGAAGAATTTGTGCCGGATACAGTCCTTTATACGAAAATGATATCTGGGTTGTGCGAAGCTTCACTTTTTGAAGAAGCTATGGATATTCTGAACAGAATGCGAGCTAGTTCTTGCATTCCTAATGTTGTAACATTTAGGATTCTCCTTTGTGGGtgtttgaggaaaaaaaaacttggcAGATGTAAAAGGATTCTCAGTATGATGATTTCAGAAGGTTGTTATCCAAGTCCTAGGATATTTAATTCTCTTGTTCATGCTTTTTGTAGGTCAGGGGATTACTCTTATGCCTATAAGTTACTTAAGAAGATGGCCCAATGTGGGTGCCAGCCAGGTTATGTGgtttataatatattgattGGAGGCATATGTTCCAATGAGGTGTTGCCTGGTCCTGATGTGTTGGATCTGGCTGAGAAAGCTTATAGTGAAATGCTTGATGCAGGGGTTGTCCTAAATAAAATCAATGTAACTAATTTCTCGCGGTGTCTTTGTGGTGCTGGAAAATTTGAGAAAGCTTATAGTGTTATTCGTGAAATGATGAGTAAGGGATTTATACCTGATACTAGTACATATTCTAAAGTAATTAGCTATCTATGTGATGCTTCTGAAATAGAAAAGGCTTTTTCATTGTttcaagaaatgaaaagaaataatttagTTCCTGATGTCTATACATATACAATATTAATTGACAATTTTTGTAAAGCTGGCCTTATTGAACAGGCTCGAAATTGGTTTGATGAAATGGTAAAAGAGGGTTGTGCTCCAAATGTGGTTACTTATACTGCTCTTATACATGCATACTTAAAGGCAAGAAAGTTGTCCTGTGCCAATGAACTCTTTGAAGCTATGCTATCTGATGGTTGCATTCCTAATATTGTCACGTTTACAGCTTTGATTGATGGTCATTGTAAAGCTGGGCAGATTGATAAGGCTTGCCAGATTTATGCTAGAATAAGGGGTGATGTGGAAATTCCAGATGTAGATATGTATTTCAAGGTTGTTGACAGCAACATCAAAGAACCAAATGTTTTCACATATGGAGCTTTGATAGATGGTCTGTGCAAAGCTTACAAAGTCAAAGAGGCCCATAACGTATTGGATGCAATGTTCGCGGATGGTTGTGAGCCAAACCATATTGTGTATGATGCTCTAATTGATGGGTTTTGCAAGGTTGGGAAGCTTGAGGAAGCACAAGTGGTATTTTCCAAGATGTTGGAGCATGGATACAGTCCAAATGTATATACTTACAGCTCTTTGATTGACAGAATGTTTAAGGATAAGAGATTGGATCTTGCTTTAAAAGTCTTGTCCAAAATGCTTGAAAATTCCTGTCCTCCTAATGTTGTTATATACACAGAGATGATTGATGGTCTCTGCAAAGTTGGAAAGACAGATGAAGCCTATAAGCTTATGTTGATGATGGAAGAAAAGGGTTGCTATCCAAATGTTGTGACTTATACGGCCATGATAGATGGCTTTGGGAAACTGGGTAAAATTGACAAATGCCGTCAGCTGTTTAGTGAAATGAGTTCAAAAGGTTGTGCACCAAATTTTGTCACGTATCGAGTTTTAATAAACCATTTTTGTTCTTCTGGTCTTCTAGATGAGGCTCACCAACTTTTGGAAGAGATGAAGCAGACATACTGGCCTAGGCAATTAGCAAGCTATCGTAAGGTTGTTGAAGGCTTAAGCAGAGAGTTCATAGTCTCACTGGGGCTTTTAGAGGAGATGGAGAAAAATGATTCAGTACCAATCACTCCAGTTTATAGAATTCTGATTGATAACTTTGTAAAAGTTGGAAGACTGGAAGTGGCTTTAGAGCTGCATGAGGAGATGGCATTGTATTCATCAATTTCAGCTGTGAACAAAAGTACATATGTTTCATTAATTGAGAGTCTCTCCCTTGCAG GGCTAATCAGAGTTAACAGGTGGGAAGATGCCCTGCAACTGTCCGATGGCATATGCCAAACG AATATTAATTGGCTTCAAGAAGATGGATCTAGCTCAACCTAG